The proteins below come from a single Mucilaginibacter mali genomic window:
- a CDS encoding MBL fold metallo-hydrolase, producing the protein MKIEQLYTNCLAQGAYFISSDGEAAVIDPIREPDVYLKLAKASGSRIKYIFETHFHADFVSGHLELAEKTGATIVYGPTAVTAFEAYIGQDEETFCIGKLRLKLLHTPGHTLESSCYLLEDETGTATTIFTGDTLFIGDVGRPDLAQQPKEGLTQDELAGMLFDSLRDKIMPLNDDIVVYPAHGAGSACGKNMSKETWDTLGNQRLNNYALNINLSRDQFIAEVTAGLPPPPAYFPINVRLNSQGYTGLQDIIRKGTRALMAGEFEQEARKEHTLILDTRDPADFAAGHIPGSVNIGLNGSFATWAGALLPYENAGLLIVANSGKETEVITRLARVGFDNVTGYLLGGFEGWQAAGKTINKVPNLSAAEFFKLQAKNKFNIIDVRAAAEFEQGHLAGATNLPLGNFHQLGNVVDKPEAYYVYCAGGYRSMIYISMLKAAKNIELINVNGGYGALKLLINA; encoded by the coding sequence ATGAAAATTGAACAGCTATATACCAATTGCCTGGCCCAGGGCGCTTACTTTATTTCGAGCGATGGCGAAGCGGCCGTTATCGATCCTATCCGCGAACCGGATGTTTATCTTAAACTGGCTAAAGCCTCGGGCAGCCGCATTAAATATATTTTTGAAACCCATTTTCATGCCGATTTTGTAAGCGGGCATCTTGAACTGGCCGAAAAAACCGGCGCTACCATCGTTTATGGCCCAACAGCTGTTACGGCCTTTGAAGCCTATATTGGCCAGGATGAGGAGACTTTTTGCATTGGCAAATTGCGCTTGAAACTGTTACATACGCCGGGGCATACCTTAGAAAGCAGTTGCTACCTGCTGGAAGACGAGACCGGAACGGCGACAACGATTTTTACCGGAGATACACTATTTATTGGTGATGTTGGCCGCCCCGACCTGGCCCAGCAGCCTAAAGAAGGCTTAACGCAGGATGAACTTGCAGGAATGCTGTTCGATTCGCTGCGCGATAAGATCATGCCGCTTAATGATGATATTGTTGTTTACCCGGCCCACGGCGCGGGCAGCGCCTGTGGTAAAAATATGAGCAAGGAAACCTGGGATACCCTGGGCAATCAAAGATTGAACAATTATGCATTAAATATTAACCTTAGCAGGGACCAATTTATTGCAGAAGTAACGGCCGGGCTCCCCCCGCCGCCGGCTTATTTCCCCATAAATGTTAGGTTGAACAGCCAGGGGTACACCGGTTTGCAGGATATCATCCGCAAGGGAACCCGCGCGTTAATGGCCGGCGAGTTTGAGCAGGAGGCCCGTAAAGAACATACCCTGATATTGGATACCCGCGATCCAGCTGATTTTGCAGCCGGGCATATTCCCGGATCGGTAAATATCGGGCTTAACGGATCGTTTGCTACCTGGGCAGGGGCCTTGTTACCGTATGAGAATGCCGGTTTGCTTATTGTGGCTAACAGTGGTAAAGAAACAGAGGTAATTACCCGTTTAGCAAGGGTTGGTTTTGATAACGTTACTGGTTATTTGCTGGGCGGATTTGAAGGATGGCAGGCAGCGGGTAAAACGATAAATAAGGTGCCCAATTTATCCGCAGCCGAGTTTTTTAAATTACAGGCTAAAAACAAATTTAATATTATTGATGTAAGGGCTGCTGCCGAATTTGAACAAGGGCATTTAGCGGGCGCTACTAATCTCCCTTTAGGTAATTTTCATCAGTTAGGCAACGTTGTTGATAAGCCGGAAGCTTATTATGTGTACTGCGCCGGTGGCTACCGGTCGATGATCTATATTTCGATGCTGAAGGCGGCGAAGAATATTGAATTAATTAACGTTAATGGTGGGTATGGCGCGCTGAAATTATTGATAAATGCCTGA
- a CDS encoding Lrp/AsnC family transcriptional regulator translates to MVLNNLDQTDIDILKLLQKDASLTNKEICYKLNKSIGTIHQRIQRLKDEGFILRTVAILNRKKLNTSLIAFSQVLLNDHTADTLNTFEREVAKFPEVMECFQMTGTFDFLLRIATSDMDAYHAFYRNKLATLPNITTVQSFFVLSETKSITAYPL, encoded by the coding sequence ATGGTACTGAATAATTTAGATCAAACAGACATCGACATTTTAAAGCTCCTGCAAAAGGACGCGAGTTTGACCAATAAAGAGATCTGTTATAAACTGAATAAATCTATCGGTACCATTCATCAACGCATCCAGCGGTTAAAAGATGAGGGGTTTATCCTGCGCACGGTAGCTATATTGAACCGTAAAAAATTAAATACCAGCCTCATCGCCTTCAGCCAGGTTTTATTGAACGACCATACGGCCGATACGCTGAATACTTTTGAACGCGAAGTAGCCAAATTTCCCGAAGTAATGGAGTGTTTTCAGATGACCGGAACCTTTGATTTTTTATTAAGGATAGCTACCAGCGATATGGATGCTTATCATGCCTTTTATCGTAACAAACTGGCCACGCTGCCTAATATTACAACCGTGCAAAGCTTTTTTGTATTATCCGAAACTAAGAGTATAACCGCTTACCCGTTGTAG
- a CDS encoding RNA polymerase sigma-70 factor yields the protein MNIRKYGDDQLVAALQKGEATAMTEIYDRYWRKLLAIAYNHTKDKSTSQEIVQEVMIKLWDRREDVRIDSLPNYLAMAVKYSVINYAVRERRRSEIAFKVISQADTYFDDENIYAQFLQEYISGVVETLPEKCKLVFKSSRENGKTARQIALDMDISEKTVEAHLSKALKSIRYSLRNAGVISLTVFVSLWTGYNG from the coding sequence ATGAACATTCGTAAATACGGTGATGATCAATTGGTAGCTGCCCTTCAAAAGGGAGAGGCAACCGCGATGACCGAAATTTACGATCGGTATTGGCGTAAACTATTGGCCATTGCCTACAATCATACCAAAGACAAATCTACCTCGCAGGAAATTGTACAGGAGGTGATGATCAAGTTGTGGGACAGGCGTGAAGACGTCAGGATCGATTCGTTACCGAACTATCTGGCTATGGCCGTTAAATACTCGGTGATCAACTATGCCGTCCGCGAACGCCGGAGAAGTGAGATCGCGTTTAAGGTGATCAGCCAGGCAGATACTTATTTTGATGATGAAAATATCTACGCGCAGTTTTTGCAGGAATACATTAGCGGCGTAGTGGAAACGCTGCCCGAAAAATGCAAACTGGTTTTTAAATCGAGCCGCGAAAATGGGAAAACAGCCCGCCAGATCGCCCTCGATATGGATATCTCTGAAAAAACTGTAGAGGCGCATTTATCAAAAGCGCTGAAATCTATTCGTTACTCTTTGCGCAATGCCGGGGTAATATCATTAACCGTATTTGTATCCCTGTGGACAGGCTACAACGGGTAA
- a CDS encoding SRPBCC family protein translates to MNILLIILLSLAGLIALLFLLSLLMPKKHYVKREIIINEPVQKVFDYVRFLKNQEAFNTNAMADADRKKEFRGTDGTVGYVYAWSGNKDAGEGEKEIMSIVDGKSVEMEIRFVKPMKTSARILMELEPLADDQTKLWWSNAGELGYPINMLIPMMQKHVAKDMDKSLTNLKNILEAGTF, encoded by the coding sequence ATGAACATACTCCTCATCATCCTGCTATCCCTTGCGGGTCTCATCGCCCTGCTCTTCCTGCTCTCGCTTTTGATGCCGAAGAAGCATTACGTGAAACGGGAGATCATCATCAACGAGCCTGTGCAAAAGGTGTTCGATTATGTCCGGTTTCTGAAAAACCAGGAGGCATTTAACACCAATGCCATGGCTGATGCAGACCGTAAAAAGGAATTCCGCGGTACCGACGGAACAGTGGGTTATGTTTACGCATGGAGCGGTAATAAGGATGCCGGCGAAGGCGAGAAAGAGATCATGAGTATAGTAGATGGCAAAAGTGTTGAGATGGAGATCCGCTTTGTGAAGCCCATGAAAACCAGCGCCCGCATTTTGATGGAGCTGGAACCATTGGCCGATGATCAGACTAAATTATGGTGGAGTAATGCCGGCGAGCTGGGCTACCCGATAAATATGCTGATCCCCATGATGCAAAAGCATGTGGCTAAGGATATGGACAAGAGTTTAACGAATTTAAAAAACATCCTTGAAGCCGGTACCTTTTGA
- a CDS encoding HAMP domain-containing protein — protein MKDDVLDEILDKNGIVDEHLTDTLDLKELLKVLSLVKNGRLNARMPVTQAGINGRICEVLNDIIDMNERFVAEISSAEVTIGKRGHLAKRIELPDARGEWARGVTSLNNLIEDLTTPTLEIAGMINSVANGDLSKHIPLEIKGHPLKGEFLRIAKESNQMLAKLQLFSMEVTRVARQVGSEGKLGEQAKIKGVAGVWAELTDSVNQMAGNLTAQVRNVAAVTTAVAKGDLSRKITVEAKGEILELKNTINTMVDQLNSFSSEVTRVALEVGTEGKLGGQAKVPGVAGTWKDLTDSVNRMAGNLTSQVRNIAGVTTAVANGDLSKKITVDVKGEMLELKKTINTMVDQLNSFASEVTRVALEVGTEGKLGGQARVKGVGGVWKDLTDSVNQMGSNLTDQVRNIAGVTTAVAKGDLSRKITVDAKGELLELKNTINTMVDQLNSFSSEVTRVAREVGSEGQLGGQANVPGIGGTWKDLTDSVNQMAGNLTGQVRNIAEVTTAVAKGDLSKKITVDVQGEMLELKVTINTMVDQLNSFGSEVTRVAREVGSEGQLGGQANVPGVGGTWKDLTDSVNKMADNLTSQVRNIAEVTTAVAKGDLSRKITVNAKGELLELKDTINTMVDQLRGFASEVTRVAREVGSEGQLGGQANVPGVDGTWKDLTDSVNKMAGNLTAQLRNIADVSIAIANGDLSKKITVDVRGEILQLKETINTMVDQLRGFASEVTRVAREVGTDGNLGGQAFVPGVAGTWKDLTDSVNQMSSNLTSQVRNIAEVTKAVASGDLSKTVIIDVKGEIMDLKNTINTMVDQLNSFASEVTRVAREVGTEGKLGGQAHVKGVGGTWKDLTDSVNQMASNLTGQIRGIAKVATGIAKGNLKQRLSINALGEVAQLTDTINEMIDTLAVFADEVTTVAREVGVQGRLGGQASVPGASGTWKDLTENVNQLAQNLTVQVRSISEVASAVTKGDLTRTIRVEAKGELEALKDTINQMIANLKGTTLRNHEQDWLKSNLAKFAQMLQGQRDRNAVANKVLSELAELVNARYGAFYILEQREGADEPKLKLFAGYAQKSRKLIDQEFSLSEGLVGQCATDKERIRLANVPNEYLQINSGIGQAAPIDLVILPVLFENNVKAVIELASFENFSDTHIDFLDQLTESIGIVLNNIETNTRTEELLSQSQSLAGELSAQQEELRRANDELHDKGRSLEEKAEQLTLTSKYKSEFLANMSHELRTPLNSLLILAQQLFENPEGNLTEKQRMFAKTIHSCGDDLIQLINDILDLSKIESGVIAADVMPVSFKEITGFAESTFRPISEAKNLKFEIEVEETLPEMMETDMQRLNQILKNLLSNAFKFTEKGRVKLHIFRPGQENPLEHDSVIAFSIEDSGIGISKNTQGIIFEAFQQAEGSTSRKYGGTGLGLSISKGFAELLGGTITVGSELGKGSTFTLYLPLKYQEEKAAPVKVKEPNPVPHLRSSMADSVAMVIDDDRHNITAEDKVLLVVEDDLRFTKILIDKAHNFGLKVVVAITYLEIFDNIIKYNPVAITLDVNMPESNGWKLLKLLKMDTSLRHIPVHVISGEDNKIMALKFGARSFSLKPLSNASLDDLITGIVNFHMHAKKRVLVIEDNETELQRLTELITNDRVEVFSATTAKKALSVLKKELFDCIILDYVLPDANGIELLNKINLLKHPQTTILLHSARDFTQDELIQLKRLNHKIITKTPSSHIQLLEEILVLLHIDRRYISESKLKLIDSIRDNGDVLDGKKVLVVDDDVRNLFALTAVFERSKIEAITAESGREALEILNNDKSIDIVLMDIMMPEMDGYETIQIIRKEAKHKSLPIIAVTAKAMIGDRQKCIASGASDYITKPVKTDQLLSLMRVWLIK, from the coding sequence ATGAAAGACGACGTTTTGGATGAAATTTTAGATAAGAACGGAATTGTAGACGAGCATCTTACCGATACCCTCGATCTGAAGGAACTATTAAAAGTATTATCGCTGGTGAAAAACGGGCGGCTCAACGCGCGCATGCCGGTTACCCAGGCGGGCATCAACGGCCGCATATGCGAGGTGCTGAACGATATTATCGACATGAACGAGCGCTTCGTTGCCGAGATCTCCTCGGCCGAGGTAACCATCGGCAAACGCGGGCACCTGGCCAAACGCATTGAACTGCCCGATGCGCGTGGCGAATGGGCGCGTGGCGTAACATCGCTCAATAACCTGATAGAGGACCTGACCACGCCGACCCTGGAAATTGCCGGTATGATCAACTCGGTAGCCAACGGCGACCTTTCCAAACATATCCCATTAGAAATAAAAGGCCACCCGTTAAAGGGCGAGTTTTTGCGTATCGCCAAGGAATCGAACCAGATGCTGGCCAAGCTGCAACTCTTCTCTATGGAGGTAACGCGGGTAGCGCGGCAGGTGGGTTCGGAAGGTAAACTGGGCGAGCAGGCCAAGATAAAGGGTGTAGCCGGTGTATGGGCCGAACTGACTGACTCGGTAAACCAGATGGCCGGTAACCTTACCGCCCAGGTGCGTAACGTGGCGGCGGTAACAACAGCCGTGGCCAAGGGCGACCTTTCCCGGAAGATCACCGTGGAAGCCAAGGGCGAAATATTAGAGCTGAAGAACACCATCAACACCATGGTGGATCAGCTGAACTCTTTTTCATCCGAAGTAACCCGTGTGGCGCTGGAAGTAGGTACCGAAGGTAAGCTGGGCGGCCAGGCTAAAGTGCCGGGCGTTGCGGGTACCTGGAAGGATTTGACCGACTCGGTGAACCGCATGGCCGGCAACCTGACATCGCAGGTGCGTAATATTGCCGGGGTAACCACGGCGGTGGCCAACGGCGACCTTTCCAAGAAGATCACCGTGGACGTAAAGGGCGAAATGCTGGAACTAAAGAAGACCATCAATACGATGGTGGATCAGCTGAATTCCTTCGCGTCCGAAGTAACCCGTGTGGCACTGGAAGTAGGTACCGAAGGTAAACTGGGCGGGCAGGCGCGTGTGAAAGGCGTCGGCGGGGTTTGGAAAGATCTGACCGACTCGGTAAACCAGATGGGAAGCAACCTTACCGACCAGGTGCGTAATATAGCCGGTGTAACTACGGCGGTGGCCAAAGGCGACCTTTCCCGGAAGATCACCGTGGATGCCAAGGGTGAGTTATTGGAATTGAAGAATACCATCAACACCATGGTGGATCAGCTGAACTCGTTCTCATCTGAAGTGACGCGTGTGGCGCGTGAGGTAGGTTCGGAAGGGCAGTTGGGTGGCCAGGCCAACGTGCCGGGCATTGGCGGTACCTGGAAGGACTTAACCGACTCGGTAAACCAGATGGCGGGTAACTTAACCGGGCAGGTGCGTAACATTGCCGAGGTAACCACGGCCGTGGCCAAGGGCGACTTATCTAAAAAGATAACGGTTGACGTGCAGGGCGAAATGCTGGAACTGAAGGTAACAATCAATACGATGGTGGATCAGTTGAACTCTTTCGGGTCGGAAGTAACGCGTGTGGCGCGTGAGGTAGGTTCCGAAGGGCAGCTGGGTGGCCAGGCCAATGTGCCCGGTGTAGGCGGTACCTGGAAGGATTTAACCGACTCGGTAAATAAAATGGCGGACAACCTGACATCGCAGGTGCGTAACATTGCCGAGGTAACCACGGCGGTGGCCAAAGGCGACCTTTCCCGCAAGATCACCGTAAACGCCAAAGGCGAGTTATTGGAACTTAAGGATACCATTAATACCATGGTAGATCAGCTTCGCGGTTTCGCATCCGAAGTAACCCGTGTGGCGCGTGAGGTGGGTTCGGAAGGGCAATTAGGCGGCCAGGCCAATGTGCCGGGTGTGGATGGTACCTGGAAAGATTTAACCGACTCGGTAAATAAAATGGCCGGTAACCTTACCGCGCAGTTACGTAATATAGCCGATGTATCCATCGCGATAGCTAACGGCGACTTATCTAAAAAGATCACGGTTGACGTTAGGGGAGAGATCTTGCAGCTGAAGGAAACCATTAATACCATGGTAGACCAGCTGCGCGGCTTCGCGTCGGAAGTAACGCGTGTGGCCCGTGAGGTGGGTACCGACGGTAACCTGGGCGGCCAGGCCTTTGTGCCGGGCGTTGCGGGTACCTGGAAGGATTTGACCGACTCGGTAAACCAGATGTCATCAAACTTAACATCGCAGGTGCGTAACATTGCCGAGGTAACCAAGGCGGTGGCCAGCGGCGACTTATCCAAAACAGTAATTATCGACGTGAAGGGTGAGATCATGGACCTGAAGAACACCATCAATACGATGGTGGATCAGCTGAACTCCTTCGCGTCCGAAGTAACGCGTGTTGCGCGTGAGGTGGGTACCGAGGGTAAGCTGGGGGGCCAGGCGCACGTAAAAGGCGTGGGCGGTACCTGGAAGGATTTGACCGACTCGGTAAACCAAATGGCATCAAATCTTACCGGGCAGATCCGTGGTATTGCCAAAGTGGCTACCGGCATTGCCAAAGGCAACCTGAAGCAGCGCTTATCCATCAACGCATTGGGTGAGGTGGCGCAATTAACCGATACCATTAACGAGATGATAGATACCCTGGCCGTATTTGCCGATGAGGTAACCACGGTGGCGCGTGAGGTGGGTGTGCAGGGCCGCTTAGGCGGGCAGGCCAGTGTGCCGGGCGCATCCGGTACCTGGAAGGATTTAACGGAGAACGTGAACCAGCTGGCACAAAACTTAACGGTGCAGGTGCGCTCCATATCCGAAGTGGCATCGGCGGTAACCAAGGGCGACTTAACCCGTACCATCCGCGTGGAAGCCAAGGGCGAGCTGGAAGCCTTGAAGGATACCATTAACCAGATGATCGCTAACCTGAAAGGCACCACGCTGCGTAACCACGAGCAGGACTGGCTAAAATCTAACTTAGCCAAATTTGCCCAAATGCTGCAGGGCCAGCGCGACAGGAATGCGGTGGCCAACAAGGTTTTATCAGAACTGGCCGAACTGGTGAACGCCCGTTACGGCGCGTTCTATATTTTAGAACAACGCGAAGGTGCCGACGAACCAAAACTAAAACTATTCGCCGGTTATGCCCAAAAAAGCCGCAAGCTGATAGACCAGGAATTTTCGCTGAGCGAGGGCCTGGTAGGGCAGTGCGCCACCGATAAGGAACGCATCAGGCTGGCCAATGTACCAAACGAATATTTGCAGATCAATTCGGGCATAGGGCAGGCCGCGCCTATCGATTTGGTGATACTGCCCGTACTGTTCGAAAATAATGTGAAGGCAGTAATTGAGCTGGCTTCGTTCGAGAATTTTAGCGATACGCATATCGACTTCCTCGATCAGTTGACCGAAAGTATCGGTATCGTACTAAACAACATCGAAACCAATACCCGTACCGAAGAACTGCTGAGCCAGTCGCAATCGCTGGCCGGCGAGCTTTCGGCACAACAGGAGGAGTTGAGAAGGGCAAATGATGAGCTGCACGATAAAGGCCGCTCGCTGGAAGAAAAGGCCGAACAGCTGACGCTGACATCGAAATATAAATCGGAGTTTTTGGCCAATATGTCGCACGAGTTGCGTACACCGCTTAACAGCTTGCTGATACTGGCCCAGCAGCTCTTCGAAAACCCCGAGGGCAACCTGACCGAAAAGCAGCGCATGTTTGCTAAAACCATCCACTCGTGCGGGGATGACCTGATCCAGCTGATCAACGATATCCTCGACCTGTCGAAGATCGAATCGGGCGTTATCGCGGCCGATGTGATGCCGGTTAGCTTTAAGGAGATCACCGGTTTTGCCGAATCGACCTTCAGGCCGATATCCGAAGCCAAAAACCTGAAGTTTGAGATAGAGGTAGAAGAAACCCTGCCCGAAATGATGGAGACGGACATGCAGCGCCTGAACCAGATCTTGAAGAACCTGCTATCCAACGCCTTTAAGTTTACCGAAAAAGGCCGCGTGAAACTGCATATCTTCCGCCCGGGCCAGGAGAACCCGCTGGAGCACGATTCGGTTATCGCGTTCTCTATCGAAGATTCGGGCATCGGTATCTCCAAAAACACCCAGGGCATCATTTTCGAGGCTTTTCAACAGGCCGAAGGTTCTACCAGCCGTAAGTATGGTGGTACCGGTTTGGGTCTTTCCATCAGCAAGGGTTTTGCCGAATTGTTGGGCGGTACCATTACCGTGGGCAGCGAACTGGGCAAGGGCAGTACCTTTACCCTGTACCTGCCACTAAAATACCAGGAAGAAAAGGCAGCGCCGGTGAAGGTAAAAGAACCAAACCCGGTACCGCACCTGCGATCGAGCATGGCCGATTCGGTAGCGATGGTGATAGATGATGACCGCCATAACATTACCGCCGAAGATAAGGTACTGCTGGTGGTGGAAGACGACCTGCGCTTCACCAAGATACTGATAGACAAGGCGCACAATTTTGGCCTGAAGGTGGTGGTGGCCATCACCTATCTTGAAATATTTGATAACATCATTAAATACAACCCTGTTGCCATCACGCTTGATGTGAACATGCCCGAATCGAACGGGTGGAAGTTGCTGAAGCTGCTGAAAATGGATACCAGCCTGCGGCATATTCCAGTCCATGTCATATCGGGCGAAGATAATAAGATAATGGCCCTTAAATTTGGCGCGCGTTCGTTCAGTCTGAAGCCATTATCAAACGCCTCGCTTGATGACCTGATCACCGGCATTGTCAATTTCCACATGCACGCCAAAAAGCGTGTACTGGTGATAGAAGATAATGAGACCGAACTGCAAAGGCTTACCGAACTCATCACTAACGACCGTGTGGAGGTGTTCAGCGCCACCACGGCCAAAAAAGCCCTTTCGGTACTGAAGAAGGAATTGTTTGATTGCATTATCCTTGATTATGTTTTGCCCGATGCCAACGGTATTGAACTGTTGAACAAGATCAACCTGCTGAAGCACCCGCAAACTACCATCCTGCTGCACTCGGCCCGCGACTTTACGCAGGACGAGCTGATCCAGCTGAAGCGCCTTAACCATAAGATCATCACTAAAACGCCGTCATCGCACATCCAGTTACTGGAAGAAATACTGGTGCTGCTGCATATCGACCGCAGGTATATCAGCGAAAGCAAACTGAAACTGATAGACAGCATCCGCGATAATGGCGATGTGCTGGACGGTAAAAAAGTGCTGGTGGTTGACGACGACGTGCGTAACCTGTTTGCCCTGACGGCGGTTTTTGAACGCTCCAAAATAGAGGCCATCACCGCGGAAAGCGGTCGCGAGGCGCTGGAAATACTGAACAATGACAAAAGTATTGATATTGTGCTGATGGATATTATGATGCCCGAAATGGACGGTTACGAAACCATCCAGATCATCCGCAAGGAAGCAAAACATAAAAGCCTGCCGATCATCGCGGTAACCGCCAAGGCCATGATAGGCGACCGGCAGAAATGTATTGCTTCGGGCGCTTCGGATTATATTACCAAGCCGGTGAAAACCGATCAGTTGTTATCGCTGATGCGGGTTTGGCTGATCAAATAA
- a CDS encoding hybrid sensor histidine kinase/response regulator, giving the protein MAVKILLVDDNENNLLSIEVSLDAGKYEFHRATSGRDALRILLKEEDFSLILLDVKMPIMDGYETAELIYQRDKLKHIPIIFITAHDYEEAAIFKGYQAGAVDFIRKPFNPEILRSKVAVFTELYIKNQQLRQQEEKLQVINAELVELNRGLEQRVLERTLELENLNHELQALNLSKDKFLSVISHDLRNPLTALLGSADNLQRDAEKMQPDQIKMFAGIINRTSQKILAQLNELVEWAKNQREKAKFQPEKLHLLQSVNEALELLKVNAAQKEIGLDNNTGEAIYVHADALMLRSILQNLVTNAIKFTPFGGKPVCISAQVSDNMVEICVQDFGVGMSKESSEILLGPTTSASLLGTNQEKGTGLGLMLVKDFVVQHGGRIAIESEPGKGTCFKFTMPTADWLTSHKIVSA; this is encoded by the coding sequence ATGGCTGTTAAGATACTGTTGGTTGACGATAATGAGAATAACCTCCTCTCGATAGAGGTTTCGCTGGATGCGGGGAAGTACGAGTTTCACCGGGCCACTTCAGGTCGCGACGCGCTGCGTATTTTGCTGAAGGAGGAGGATTTTTCGCTGATCCTGTTAGACGTGAAGATGCCCATAATGGATGGCTACGAAACCGCCGAACTGATCTATCAGCGCGATAAGCTGAAGCATATCCCCATTATCTTCATCACCGCGCATGATTACGAAGAGGCCGCCATATTTAAAGGCTACCAGGCCGGCGCGGTCGATTTTATCCGCAAGCCATTCAATCCCGAGATACTGCGATCTAAAGTGGCTGTGTTTACCGAGCTGTACATTAAAAACCAGCAATTGCGCCAGCAGGAGGAAAAGCTGCAGGTAATTAACGCCGAACTGGTAGAACTGAACCGCGGGTTGGAGCAACGGGTATTAGAGCGCACACTTGAACTGGAGAACCTGAACCACGAATTGCAGGCGCTCAACCTTTCTAAGGACAAGTTCCTGTCGGTCATCTCGCACGATCTGCGCAACCCGCTCACCGCCTTATTGGGCTCTGCCGATAACCTGCAGCGCGACGCGGAAAAGATGCAGCCCGATCAGATCAAGATGTTTGCGGGCATTATTAACCGCACATCGCAAAAAATATTGGCCCAGCTAAACGAACTGGTAGAATGGGCCAAAAACCAGCGTGAAAAGGCGAAGTTTCAACCCGAAAAGTTGCACCTGCTGCAAAGCGTGAACGAAGCATTGGAGCTGCTGAAAGTAAACGCGGCGCAAAAAGAGATAGGCCTTGATAATAATACCGGTGAAGCTATTTACGTGCATGCCGACGCGCTGATGCTGCGCTCCATCCTGCAAAACCTGGTAACCAACGCCATTAAGTTTACCCCATTTGGCGGCAAGCCGGTGTGCATCTCAGCGCAGGTCTCAGATAACATGGTGGAAATATGCGTGCAGGATTTTGGTGTGGGCATGTCGAAGGAAAGCAGTGAAATATTGCTGGGGCCAACAACCTCGGCCTCGCTGCTGGGTACCAACCAGGAAAAAGGCACCGGTTTAGGCCTGATGCTGGTTAAGGATTTTGTGGTACAGCACGGCGGCCGCATAGCCATAGAAAGCGAACCGGGAAAGGGTACCTGCTTTAAGTTTACCATGCCAACGGCGGATTGGCTCACTTCGCATAAAATAGTATCAGCATAG
- a CDS encoding acetylxylan esterase, protein MRKTAFAAIAFIAIFCLCESTIAAPADSLSKRISEFWASTKQQLATVPMDAVVTPSPESLPYHAYKVTLRGLNGVQFYAMLSIPVQGEAPAKAWPVIITTCGYGIGAGQGIMLGDCLRGYAVLQVYPRGQGISSEFFKIEGDKLTSHGEQPDGFYYQGAYADMMRAIDFVMTRADLDHNRVVMMSTSQGAGTCLAIASLDDRVKAVVAHVPFLCNMRLAATMPSLVKTVLDKHKDKADTYLKTLDYFDPYYLVENLHCPVLMSAGGKDTTCPLVTVQSVYDKLKTKKQLKVYPGLAHTTCLDFYKISWPWLEKQLKK, encoded by the coding sequence ATGAGGAAAACCGCTTTTGCTGCCATCGCGTTTATCGCCATCTTTTGCCTGTGCGAAAGTACAATAGCCGCGCCTGCTGATTCTTTATCCAAACGCATTTCCGAATTTTGGGCCAGCACCAAACAACAACTGGCCACCGTACCCATGGATGCGGTAGTAACACCCAGCCCGGAATCATTGCCCTATCATGCTTATAAAGTAACCTTGCGCGGGCTTAACGGCGTGCAGTTTTACGCCATGCTTTCCATCCCCGTTCAGGGCGAAGCGCCTGCCAAAGCATGGCCGGTTATTATAACTACCTGCGGCTATGGCATTGGCGCCGGACAGGGCATTATGCTGGGCGATTGCCTGCGTGGCTATGCTGTTTTGCAGGTATACCCGCGGGGACAGGGTATCTCTTCCGAATTTTTTAAGATAGAGGGTGATAAGCTTACATCGCACGGTGAGCAACCCGACGGTTTTTATTACCAGGGCGCCTACGCCGATATGATGCGCGCCATTGATTTTGTAATGACCCGTGCCGATCTGGATCATAACCGTGTGGTAATGATGTCTACCAGTCAGGGCGCGGGCACCTGTTTGGCCATAGCCTCGCTGGATGACCGGGTAAAGGCCGTGGTGGCGCATGTGCCGTTTTTGTGCAATATGCGGCTGGCCGCCACCATGCCATCATTAGTTAAAACCGTGCTGGATAAACATAAGGATAAGGCAGATACCTACCTGAAAACGCTTGATTACTTTGACCCCTATTATCTGGTTGAAAACCTGCATTGCCCCGTGCTGATGAGCGCCGGTGGCAAGGATACCACTTGTCCGCTGGTTACCGTGCAATCGGTTTACGACAAGCTGAAAACTAAAAAGCAACTGAAGGTATACCCCGGGTTGGCGCATACCACCTGTCTCGATTTTTATAAGATCAGCTGGCCATGGCTTGAAAAGCAATTGAAAAAATAA